TCTTGGTCTTATCCTCGGGTTTTAACCTGAGTTTGATCTTGGGCAACGGCTGGTGATGTGGTTCTTTCTCGGGCGTGGCAGCTTTCAGATGGCCCTCACTGGCACTACTACAAGAGGAATCAAGTACCTTGGGGGTGAACTTAGCAATGCCCACATTGGCTCTGGATCTGCGTCTCTTAAGTTTGCGGTCTTCAGCTCGGCCATGCACtgcttgatcttcttcactgcTTTCGAGATGTTCATCTTCGTTCGACAGTTCGAGATCCCCAGCCACTGGCTTGTAGCTGTCAATTAGCTTCTTATAACTATCTTTATCCTTGGTGACTCCTGTCTTGATTAGCTTCTTCATGAGCTCGCTATTCTCGGGTTTGGGGGCGGTTCTGATGGATGTCACTTCGCCTCTTTCGAGAGGAGACACCGACTTATCGAGACTGGACCGATGTACGGTGTTCAACGAAGCACTCAAACCGTTAAAGTACATCTCATTAACATTCAAATTTGTATTGGGATCAAGGTTTTTCTCCTTAAGACTGTTGATAGATGCCactccttcttcatcttgcTCATTTCCTGGTAATATCTCACCACAAATCAATGCGGCAGCATCTTGAGAAGTATATTCTTGTGTGTGGGCAATTCGACTGTGATTTAAAAAACCTTGTGCCAGGGAGAAGTTGCTCCTTTTACAGTCAGGACATGTGAGTTTAACAATAATTCCGTCGGTTCTCCGATAGAGACATCCAAGAGTTGTGGTCCTCAGGATTGAAGTCGAAGGTCTGAGTGACGAGGTAGTTGATCTGGTGCGGTAAGTATGGCCAGCTCCCATGGATTGGTCGGGAAAGCCTGTATGGGGGTCATTATGCAATCCTGGGCCATCTATCGCTTGCTGTTCATAATTTATTGATAGTGAACGGTTCAATAAGTCGTAGTATTTTATGGTGAAATCATTCGGTTCCAGATCAAAGGACTTTTCCCGGGGGACTTTGTAGTAGTTTCTCAATGTGATCATTTGAGACTCACATTTaccaatctcttcttccgTTAGCATCAACTCTTTGTGCTTCAACCGGATTTCAAGGTCAATTTGATCAGTAATTATATCTTTCAATTTGGATAAGGGCACCGTTTTGACTTTTTCCATTAGTTGCTCTTCGTTGACTATAGGTTTGACCTCACAAGCAGGTCCGTCATTCGGTATCTGATCATTAGAAGATTGGTTGCTTGGGACATTCATTTCGTTACTGGTAGAAGGGATATTTGCCGCTCGATCAGATAGACTATCAGGAGCTTCTTTTCCTAATGACATGCTAAAAAGCTTTAAAAACTGGTTAAATATGGCGGAAAAAACTTTCGATATTGCTTATGTTGTGGAGAACAaaacaagttattgatAACTAGGCTGATATCCTCATAGATTTTTCTTGTGATAGGTCTCCAAGCTTGAACCAGCAACGTATTTTCTAGTTATTTTTCACACCAGTGCGAACTTAGTTTAGTACTCCGACTTTCCCTGGATCAATGGCGGTCGTGCGGTTGTCATGTTTATCGGAGCATATCATGGCAATTGGTTTGCAGCCATAATTAAAAAGGTAATTCAACAGGAAATAGATCATTTAACTGTTTGTGAGTGAGGTTTTTACGGTCTTCTGGAGCGATCTCTTGGTACTTGTGAATGAAATAGGTCTGGGTTTTGGTCTTAATTCTAACCTTGATTTGAACTGGTTTGAACGACATATTTGCCTCAACACCCTTTTCAATCACACTTTGCTCTTTCTGTAGTGCATGAATCTTACTTGCAGGCCGTGGTTTTGGTTTGGACACCTTTGAAATGTGCTTTTTAATTGCCAGGGTTGTCTTACTTAGGTTTGTATTTGCATCTACTGTAATCACACCATTATCTTCCAGAGTGGTCGGTTTCTCGCATGTGCCAGGAATGAGAGCAGAGGTATTGTCTCCCCTATTTTGTTTTGGAGATGAGATACGCTGTACAGTTGTTTTTGATCCTTTTCTCTTGACGTTCTCACTCAAGTCAATTCGGAAAACAGTTgacttctttttcaaggcCTTATttttttcatcatcaattgTGGTATGGATTTGGTTGGTTTCTCTGGTCAATGAATTGAACGACAGCGTGCTGATGTTTTGCAAGTCTggttcaaggaaatcacTTGAGGTAGATTCACTGAGAGGAGGTCCACCCACTTTCTCCGATTCGACACCAATGCTCACGTTTTCCAATGTGACCCTAGCTCCAAAGGTCGTATTATATCTATTCCTGGGTGCCCAATGGTACTGGCGCTTGTTTGAAAACACATTTTTtagttcttcaattgtATACTCATCGGGTTCAACAATCCTTGAGTCTTTGGTAGGAAGCACAAACTTAACCTTCTTCCCCGGGTTCAATTGCCCTTTCCCATTTTTGTCTTGAGATATGTTAGAAGTGAGCTCCTACGAAGGTGTTGTTGTTAAAATACTTTTTCTGCTTGTGGCTGGCACAACCATATTGACGCTAACGTTTTTGCTGTTTCGCGATTCAAACCAATCTTATTTTTACCGAACTCACATACGCTGCTCATTCTACCACAATGCCAGAAGATAATATCATACTACCTGTGAGTGCATCCATGAGCAAGATGACAATACAGGACTCGAATAAGTCGCAATTTGGGTACAATCCGTCGATAGGAGCATCGTCCAATGAAATTACCCCGACCACCTCTAGCATACTACTCAACAAAACTGTCAGTCTAAACCCTGGTGTTAGCAAaagcatcaacaaaaaagCATTCGAAGTGAGTTTGTCATCGTTATCATTTCTCTTCTGTGAAATTGTGAACTGGAGTCACAAGAAATCCAAGGGTATCCAGGATTTAGAAAACAGACTAAACGGGTTGGGGTATCAAATCGGTCAAAAGTTCTTGGAACTTTCTAAAACTAGAGAAGGCTTGAAGTACAGCAAGAGAGAAATcaaaattgttgaaatctTACAGTTTATACATTCTACATTGTGGAAAGGACTCTTTGGCAAGATTGCCaatgaattggaaaagtcaCAAGACGTGAATAACGAGTATATGATCATAGATAATTGCCCATTAGTGTCCAAATTTGTCAATGTTCCTAAGGATTATGGAGATTTGAACTGTGCTGCCTTTATTGCTGGAATAATTGAAGGTGCTCTTGACTCAGCTGGGTTTTTCGCCGATGTCACCGCTCATACCATGCCCAAAGAAGGATCACCGTTAAGAACTGTGTTTCTTATAAAGTTTGACGACCTGGTGatctccaaagaagagcaAACAGTCCAATCGTAGGAATTATATCACACGTATAATGGTGAAACACTTCATAGACATTTCGCAGTTTACACAttctttttttttccaTACCTCGacaacttctccaaccGTTGAAACATCTGTAAATAGCCCAACAACAGCGAAGAAAAATGGGGATTACGATTCGACAGGCAGATATCTATGATATCCAGGCCATACAAAACGCCAACTTGCACAACTTGCCTGAAAATTACTTGACAAAATACTACATGTACCACGCTTTATCATGGCCCCAAGGTAGCTTTGTGGCAACCACATTTGATGAAATAGAAGAATGGGATGATGAAATAAGTTTGGACACCGTGACCGTCAAAGACCCCAAAGGTGACACAGCCTATATCAAAAAGGGTGAGAAGATAGTAGGGTAtgtgttggccaaaatGGAAGACGATCCAGAAGCCGAAGACAAAACTCCTCATGGACATATAACCTCCTTGTCAGTCATGAGAACTTATAGAAGATTGGGGTTGGCGGGAAAGTTAATGCGTCATTCGTTGTATGCATTGTGTGAATCCTTTGGTGGTCAATATGTTTCTTTACATGTTAGAAAGTCTAATAGAGCAGCGTTGCATTTATATAGAGACACTTTGAAGTTTGAGGTTACCACCATTGAAAAGTCATATTATCAGGATGGAGAGGATGCATATGCCATGCAAAAGAAGCTTATTCTAGATGAGTTGAAACCCCATTTATTTGAGAATGCTGAAGTCGTGGATGATTTCTCTCAAGATTTACTAGACGACTTATGATAAGCTTTTTGTTAATTAAGAAAAGGTTAAAGTAATATACACAGATAATATAATGCAATGAGAAGTTGAATCTAGTAACGTTCCTTCATTCTGGATGCAACTGTACGCAAGTTCCCGTACACTTTTCCTGGAGGGGAACCTAAAATCAACGATACCACTGCTTCTCTTGCCATTCTAATATGGGTGAAACCTCCTAAAATATGAATCTTGGAGTCCGCCAACACAATTCTGGTCCTGGTGGCATTCTCAATAGCAAACTTGGTCTTACCGTCTTTACCAGCAATTCTACCGATGGCTCTGGATAAATGGTCACCCGTTAAAGTCTTGACATCTTTCACTTCAAAGGTCTCGATATACAAATCGTCCAATCTTAACAATGCAATAGCGTCATCAACGTCGAATCCCAAGGTGAATGCCTTAACGAAGTCAGCCCCCTTTTGTAACGCACCTTGATCTGTGGTACTTTTGTTGGTTTTCATTTCCACTGTCCTGGTTTTTAAGTTCATTCTCACCTGTAATTTTAAGTGGTCCACTAATGGAGGATATATTTTTGGCCATGTGTTCTTCAAAGGAGTCATTCTATGTGGTGGTACCGGAACCTTTCTGGATTCAAGCTTTACTTTCATGCCACTTTTGGAAGCAGCCGTGAACTTGGGTTTTCCactttcatcaaaaactaCTCCAGCAGTCTCTTGCTTCTGAGATGATGAAATGTCTTCTTGTGCAGTTTCCCCGGTGGGTATGGCGTTGACATCGATCatttcgtcatcatcatcatcatgtGCATCTTTTAATCCAACTTGTGATACAGTTGGCTCATTTATGGTACTTTTGATTGCTGTAGGAGCAGACATCTTAGCTATCTTGAATGGATCtacaaaaaaaaatcctCATCTCAAAAACTCTGCGCAGAAAAACTTCAGCTGCTAAAACAGAGGAGTGATGAATGGAAAGTGTGAGACTTTAAAAAGAGTTCAGTCGAGTAGTTCGGGggagttcttcttcaaagaggATGTATGACAACATAAGCATTCATTTTAGGGACTAAAGTAGTGGGATATTGCATCTAGTAGCCATTTGTTTAGATAATATGATCTTAACTTTCTCACTTTTGACTTGTTTGCTCCGGCAAAAAAAACTTCCAATTACCTCATACCTCTCTCGAAACCATAGGGACGACTAATCCTTCTTATCTTATCCCTTCTGTAATTTATTCCATTCCCTGCTCAGGTCCCAGTGGTGGTCGTGCGCAGTGACAATCACGCTTTGCGACTTCAAAAGGGTCAGACAATCAACTACAACTCACTCATGGCGTCGGCAATTCCTTACGATCCCAACGAATTCGAGGATAACAATCCATTTGCAGAGCCTGAGGTGCATCATGTGACGCCAGCCGTTCAACCGGGCCCCCAAGTCTCCGATGAACCAATCCCTGAGGAGCCTCACAGTCAACGTAGTACAACCCCAGACCAACAAGGAAAACtcactgaagaagaactacATAAACTTTTACCAGAGAGATTCTCCTCCAAGTACAAACTCAAAATTGCTTTAATCAACATCGAAAAGAACAAACCTGGAAATCCGATTTTAAAGTTCAATGCCGAAGTTCAAAACTTACCCAGGTACAGACAAGCCAAATACAAAGAAATTCGTCGAACGTACCAGGAAATTGTCAAATTCAATAAATATTTGACAGTTTCTAACTTGGAATGCTTTGTTCCTCAAATTCCTTCTGTTCAAACATCATACCCCACtggtggagaagaagagacCAAAcaattgatgatattgtGGCAAGAATGGTTCGATAGAATCACTAGAAATCCTATTATTATTCGAGACGAAGAGTTTGTATATTTCCTTGAAAACGACTTTGGTTACTCGGttatcaactccaataGAAAAGTATCAATTGCCAGTGGATTAGTCCGTAAGACTTTGAAACAATTGGCAGTGCCATACGATGCCTATGAAGAACTAGTTGAATTCCGACCTTTGATTAAAGCAGCATATCTCAGTTGCCAAAAGCTCGAGAAGCTTTTGGAGAAAAACTCGAAAATGGAGAAACAACATGCTGCCTCAATTGGAGATTTATCCCAAAAGTTAGCCAATCTTTCACAGGTTGAATTTATTCACCCAGGCATGAAAAACATGTGGGAAAAACTTTCGAAGATCAAGCTCATAGAGGCCGATTTAATTCTCATTCAACTGTATAATGAGATGGGGACCTTGGGAGATGGTCTAAGaatttttgttgaagacttctATCAAGTTAAAGAAGCATTGACGAACAGACACTTGATAATGAGAGAACTCGTTCAAGCTCAGCAACAGACAAAGATCAAACACTTGCATGCGAATAAGATGAAGAGCAAATCGGCCCTTGACCCTATTAAAGTTGACGAAGCATTAAGATCACTTGAATTTGCTACTAAAGCAGAAGAATCGTTGACCCTTCAGGTGAAGAGAATCTCTGGGGAAATgatctttgaaaaagatgagGTGCTACAGCACACGGAATTGAAATTCCACAAGCTCTTAAAGAACTACACTTTGAACCGAGTAGACCATCATCgcaagatcttgaagcaTTTGGAAAACATCCGTCTTGACATTCGTATTGTGGATGACAAAGGAGGTTTGTCCCGTCTTAACCGGGAAAACTTGAGCAACTTAAAGCATAATCTCTTGCAATCCCAACTGGCCAGTGGAGACTCCTGGTCCCTGAGAACTTTCCGGTCTCTAAGCGAAGAGCAAGACCTCAAGCAAAAGAAGGAACAGGAGAAGAACGAAGCTGCCGAAACAGAGGGTAAAGAATCTGAAATCGATAATGTGGTCGATGCCAAAAATGCTGCTCACTTACTAGGGGTAGCTACATTCTAGATACGGTTCATCACTGTGTACTAAAACACTATAAATAAAGTATATACGCTAACATTTACTTAGTTTACCAAGAATCtcttttcagcttctttcCAGTTGATAACATTCCAGATAGCTTTGAAGTAGTCAACCTTGACGTTTTGGTACTGCAAGTAGTAGGCATGTTCCCACGCATCAATGGCAACCAATGGCACCAATGGACCAGTCACGGTGTCTTGATTATAGGTAGTGGTAACTTCAATGGCACCATTCTCCTTGTTCTTGACGATCCAAGCCCAACCAGAACCCTGAATTCCAgccaacttggtgttggtaaGGGAAATCAAACTGTCAACACTTCCGTATTGTTCGGCAATCTTCTTACCCAACTCCGAATCGGTAGCCGGAGGTTCACCACCGCCATTTTTGGCGGGagccaagttcttccaaaacaaacAATGGTTGGTGTATCCACCACCATGGAAGTTGATGTTTTTTAACAATTCAATGGTCTTCTTAACATCACCTTTGGAGGTGGCTTCGGCATGTTGTTCAATGGCTTGGTTGTATCCGTTAACATaggtttggtgatgtttgGTATAATGAAGCTCATTAATCTGGCCGGAGATGTGAGGTTCCAAGGCACCGAAATCCCAATCGAGATCGGGTAAAGTAACCTTGGTTCTGATGGCACCAATTGAGCTGGTGGGGATTTTAGAGACTCCACGTGAAGCAGTTCTGATTGATAACATGTTAGTGGATATTTAATTTCACTGTGTGCGGAATCGAAGGTATTTATAAGCCATAGTTAGACATTGCTGTGGTAAATTTCTGAACCTTCCCATTGGTTGGGACACTCGGCTGCGGTCGATCGGTTGCAAGACGGGTATGGTCCGAAGCAAAATATAGAACAGGCATTGACATATATGTAACCAATTTGGATAACTACTACTTGGGTTTTCCCCCCTGTGTTTTGTATGGTGTCTGTCTCTTCCGCACCTGCGTCTCATTACATTTTGTGCATTCTCATCTAAGATCTAAAAGCATTATCAATTACGTAAAGCACGCAACCGCTCGGCCAACTTGTCCTCTTTCTCATCGGTGACCACACTGGTAGGCGGCGTATTGATCTCGACCTTGGTCTCATTCAACCCTTGTTTCATCTCAATGCCTGCCTCATCGGCAATTTGGCtcatcaaatcatccacCTGTTCTTGTGGGGTAGTCAATGCACTGACATTGTTGGTCGCCGACTCATAGTAGTTCGTCAGGGCATCGAGATCCTCAAACTGGGTTTCGAACTTCTCCATCACCATGGAAATTCGTTCCAAATTCATCGTTTGAAGAGCTTTGTCCATGCCTCTGATGACATTTGTCATGTTACCTGTCACTGACCGCATGGTCACGGCCGTCTGTACACGAGAGGCAACTGCATCGATTCGAGACGAGAGCCTCAATAAGTTGACTCGTTCGTTGGCTTTGCGTATGGCATTTTGGGCATACAACTGGGCGATATCAGGGTTTCCTTGAACCATGGCCTTTTTCACCTTGGCTTTTTCTTGGAGCTCTTCCTTCGCAGCCTTGGATGCTTGCTTGTTCAACTGCTTGGCAGTGAACTTGAGCTGGAAGAGTGACTGTTCCAAACCTGCCATTATTTAAGATAGTTGAAAAGTCCCTTTTTTCTGCGAGTCAGTGATcttatcttcattttcgCGACTGTTGCACGGCTTAGATGCGCATATACTGTTCTATATAATCAATCAAGATCAGGCGACTCGGGTATACCTGGATGGGGATTGTTGGGGTTCGGATCAGAACGTGTGTTGGAGGTGTGCTGGGTACTTGAATTCCAGATGTTTGGTCCTTCCAGGTGGGATGTGAGCCCAATCCCACTAGACTGATCTACTCTGGCAAAGTCGTCAACAAACTGCTCGGCCCCAGGGATATCTGATGCTCGGGATGTGAAGAATCTGACAGCGTTGTCGTACCGGTTCCGCTCCTGCTCTGTATCCCGATTTGGCTGCCCTTCGCTGGTTCTTCTGAGTCTTCTTCCCTCTCGAACGATCTCAGCAATCAGAGGACCTAACGAATTGATGAGGGAAGTTTCTTCTGACGTCTCATCCAAGGGAATGGATCTAACTCTCCGGCCGTTAATGGTCCATGGACCTCTTTGGTTTGTTGGTCTTCTAGGTGTAGCGGCGGGAGGACTCTGGTTCAGATCAGGATATAATCTTCCCGGTCTCATGTTGGCTTGGAGTCCCGAAAACAGGTTCCCAACCACTCCTTGGATTGCAGTGGAGATATCTACAATTGGAGGGGCGGGTTCTCCTCGGGGAGTGGCATTTTGTGGAGCAATAGCGGTGGTGGCTTCAGCCGCGGCGGTGGTGACAGTCTGTGATGCTTCGGGATTATAGATCGCTGGCCTGTTGGAGTTGACTCTATTAGCCAAGTCCACAAATGTAGAAGGTTCCAGTGATCGGGGTGGATATTCAAAATAGTGCTTATCCTCATCTGGAGCTGCATCCGCTAACTGACTAATACACagtttgactttttgaatCACATCCGATATTTCCTGTTTATTCAATCTTTGTTGCTTCGCTCTCCTCTCCGTAAGCTCTACACTCTTTAAAATTTGCTCCACGAACTGGGGTAAAGTAGACCGCTTTTTATTGGCACGATACTCGATCATGTAACTGGGTTCTTTGGGGAAGTTATAAGGTAACACTTCTCCGCAACAACAGCTCAAAGCCATGGCAATACACTTGAGAGCCATCAAACTGTTGCCCATATAAAGCTGGGCATATGATAATTGGGTCCATGCTGGAACAAACGAAATATCGTATTTGAGagccaagttcaagtccatAATAGCTTCTGGGAAACATGTCAATCCAATGTATGCAATTGCCCTATTAACAAAAATCTGAGGTAAGTTCTTAGTAGCTTCACCGCTACAAAGGTGAATGGCATCGGTGTAAACCTTGATGGCTTGAGCATATGCATAATTGCTCATCAAATTGTTACCTTGTTCCCGGAGTTTAGTGACCACCTTGGATGATTCTGCAAGCAAACTTCCTCTTGAGATCAATA
The sequence above is drawn from the Yamadazyma tenuis chromosome 3, complete sequence genome and encodes:
- the VPS17 gene encoding Vacuolar protein sorting-associated protein 17 (COG:U; EggNog:ENOG503NV7M; BUSCO:EOG09261IEH); amino-acid sequence: MASAIPYDPNEFEDNNPFAEPEVHHVTPAVQPGPQVSDEPIPEEPHSQRSTTPDQQGKLTEEELHKLLPERFSSKYKLKIALINIEKNKPGNPILKFNAEVQNLPRYRQAKYKEIRRTYQEIVKFNKYLTVSNLECFVPQIPSVQTSYPTGGEEETKQLMILWQEWFDRITRNPIIIRDEEFVYFLENDFGYSVINSNRKVSIASGLVRKTLKQLAVPYDAYEELVEFRPLIKAAYLSCQKLEKLLEKNSKMEKQHAASIGDLSQKLANLSQVEFIHPGMKNMWEKLSKIKLIEADLILIQSYNEMGTLGDGLRIFVEDFYQVKEALTNRHLIMRELVQAQQQTKIKHLHANKMKSKSALDPIKVDEALRSLEFATKAEESLTLQVKRISGEMIFEKDEVLQHTELKFHKLLKNYTLNRVDHHRKILKHLENIRLDIRIVDDKGGLSRLNRENLSNLKHNLLQSQSASGDSWSSRTFRSLSEEQDLKQKKEQEKNEAAETEGKESEIDNVVDAKNAAHLLGVATF
- a CDS encoding uncharacterized protein (COG:S; EggNog:ENOG503NXRZ); this encodes MSLGKEAPDSLSDRAANIPSTSNEMNVPSNQSSNDQIPNDGPACEVKPIVNEEQLMEKVKTVPLSKLKDIITDQIDLEIRLKHKELMLTEEEIGKCESQMITLRNYYKVPREKSFDSEPNDFTIKYYDLLNHAAALICGEILPGNEQDEEGVASINSLKEKNLDPNTNLNVNEMYFNGLSASLNTVHRSSLDKSVSPLERGEVTSIRTAPKPENSELMKKLIKTGVTKDKDSYKKLIDSYKPVAGDLESSNEDEHLESSEEDQAVHGRAEDRKLKRRRSRANVGIAKFTPKVLDSSCSSASEGHSKAATPEKEPHHQPLPKIKLRLKPEDKTKKRTPEDDKKKRRVK
- a CDS encoding uncharacterized protein (EggNog:ENOG503PH81; COG:S), which produces MEFIDPSANSEAYRYAFASAMREHLRILKEQIRLKEALSNGEEDMYSDDESEHMSIQTRDTIYHLDSVIGFVFGDILKYHVRHDVEQSKNWGFPSKALTHTFSNILLGADTKEMEIPPRITTSSLIALASKESTSMEFVAQREKELGSVFYSILRNAFELNYKYLWSKDGNGTEQSTIMLSSFVAAFLSRSVECYPQVFSRREYLADRVNYVVKELENYSQVQTNKVPLESLYEFFGVLLKSHIELLISRGSLLAESSKVVTKLREQGNNLMSNYAYAQAIKVYTDAIHLCSGEATKNLPQIFVNRAIAYIGLTCFPEAIMDLNLALKYDISFVPAWTQLSYAQLYMGNSLMALKCIAMALSCCCGEVLPYNFPKEPSYMIEYRANKKRSTLPQFVEQILKSVELTERRAKQQRLNKQEISDVIQKVKSCISQLADAAPDEDKHYFEYPPRSSEPSTFVDLANRVNSNRPAIYNPEASQTVTTAAAEATTAIAPQNATPRGEPAPPIVDISTAIQGVVGNSFSGLQANMRPGRLYPDSNQSPPAATPRRPTNQRGPWTINGRRVRSIPLDETSEETSLINSLGPSIAEIVREGRRLRRTSEGQPNRDTEQERNRYDNAVRFFTSRASDIPGAEQFVDDFARVDQSSGIGLTSHSEGPNIWNSSTQHTSNTRSDPNPNNPHPGIPESPDLD
- the PNO1 gene encoding pre-rRNA-processing protein pno1 (BUSCO:EOG09264SQJ; EggNog:ENOG503NTY8; COG:O); this translates as MSAPTAIKSTINEPTVSQVGLKDAHDDDDDEMIDVNAIPTGETAQEDISSSQKQETAGVVFDESGKPKFTAASKSGMKVKLESRKVPVPPHRMTPLKNTWPKIYPPLVDHLKLQVRMNLKTRTVEMKTNKSTTDQGALQKGADFVKAFTLGFDVDDAIALLRLDDLYIETFEVKDVKTLTGDHLSRAIGRIAGKDGKTKFAIENATRTRIVLADSKIHILGGFTHIRMAREAVVSLILGSPPGKVYGNLRTVASRMKERY